The following are encoded together in the Salvia hispanica cultivar TCC Black 2014 chromosome 6, UniMelb_Shisp_WGS_1.0, whole genome shotgun sequence genome:
- the LOC125191795 gene encoding probable esterase D14L, whose product MGIAEEAHNVRVIGSGQQTIVLAHGFGTDQSVWKHLVPHLVDDYRVILYDNMGAGTTNPDYFDFQRYTSLDGYACDVLAILDELQVQSCIYVGHSVSAMIGLIASISRPDLFSKILTISASPRYVNEPDYYGGFERTELIELFEAMKSNYKAWCDGFAPLCVGGDMESVSVQEFSRTLFNMRPDIALSVAQTIFYSDVRPLLRHVTVPCHIIQSVKDLAVPVVVSEYLHQNLGGDSIVEVMSTDGHLPQLSSPEVVVPVLLRHIRYNIAA is encoded by the exons atgGGAATCGCGGAAGAGGCTCACAATGTTCGCGTGATCGGCTCAGGGCAGCAGACGATCGTGCTCGCGCACGGATTCGGCACGGATCAATCGGTGTGGAAGCATCTTGTGCCGCACTTGGTGGACGATTACCGTGTGATTTTGTACGATAACATGGGCGCCGGCACCACCAATCCGGATTACTTCGATTTCCAGAGGTATACGTCGCTGGACGGCTACGCCTGCGACGTTCTCGCTATTTTGGACGAGCTTCAGGTGCAGTCGTGTATATACGTCGGCCATTCCGTCTCCGCCATGATTGGGCTCATCGCCTCCATCTCCCGCCCCGATCTCTTCTCGAAGATTTTGACTATCTCTGCTTCTCCTAG GTATGTGAACGAGCCGGACTACTACGGCGGATTTGAGCGGACGGAGCTGATAGAGCTATTCGAGGCGATGAAATCGAACTACAAGGCATGGTGCGACGGGTTCGCCCCGCTGTGCGTGGGCGGCGACATGGAGTCCGTGTCGGTGCAGGAATTCAGCCGGACTCTCTTCAACATGAGACCGGACATTGCGCTGAGCGTCGCCCAAACCATATTCTACAGCGACGTCAGGCCTCTCCTTCGCCACGTCACCGTGCCGTGCCACATCATCCAGAGCGTCAAGGACCTGGCTGTGCCGGTGGTGGTGTCTGAGTACCTCCACCAGAACCTTGGTGGGGACTCCATCGTCGAGGTCATGTCAACCGACGGCCACCTTCCGCAGCTCAGCTCACCCGAAGTTGTTGTGCCCGTGCTGCTTAGGCACATTCGCTATAACATTGCTGCTTGA
- the LOC125194861 gene encoding uncharacterized protein LOC125194861, with amino-acid sequence MDEKRWPVSQNEAQLQHDSDDEDEALSLSDLPLIHQWRKGIENNTSNFHCEKGGEDQEFDFCALSMESEMCAADEVFFKGQILPLRHSVSSEKALLQNYDARRRSCSISRSDSMDHYYSSRSSSISSGTSSSSTSSSATAKYNKPKLPPRIQFHSHPSPSPRLNFPSSRYAAVNHRNSVKNSSIWNVLRLGLVTPPPEIAFRDLKARSGNSGSRRSTSSNSSAGDGRKKKLRPRILSGGCRCASDAVETIAPRVVIIKRSANDDGEIAAALHRDDPKLAKKQVAKKHISHHRTFEWLKQLTVEGAADQIQS; translated from the coding sequence ATGGATGAGAAAAGGTGGCCAGTTTCTCAAAACGAAGCTCAATTGCAACACGACTCCGACGATGAAGATGAAGCGCTCTCGTTGAGTGATCTCCCGCTCATTCATCAATGGAGAAAAGGAATTGAAAACAATACCAGCAATTTTCACTGCGAAAAAGGCGGAGAGGATCAGGAATTTGATTTCTGCGCTCTCTCAATGGAATCGGAAATGTGCGCGGCCGATGAGGTCTTTTTCAAGGGCCAAATCCTGCCGCTGCGCCACTCCGTCAGCTCGGAGAAGGCGCTGTTGCAAAATTACGACGCTCGCCGCCGGAGCTGCTCGATTTCCCGATCGGATTCTATGGATCACTACTATTCCAGTAGAAGCAGCAGCATCAGCAGCGGCACATCCTCTTCCTCCACCTCCTCTTCCGCCACCGCCAAATACAATAAGCCTAAATTGCCGCCGCGGATTCAATTCCACTCTCACCCTAGCCCCTCGCCGCGCCTGAATTTCCCTAGCAGCCGCTACGCCGCCGTGAATCACAGAAATTCCGTTAAGAATTCGTCGATCTGGAATGTGCTGCGGCTAGGTCTAGTCACGCCGCCGCCGGAGATCGCGTTCCGCGATCTGAAAGCGCGATCCGGAAATTCCGGCAGCCGGCGCAGCACCAGCAGCAACTCCAGCGCCGGAGACGGGAGAAAAAAGAAGCTGCGGCCGCGGATCCTCAGCGGCGGTTGCAGATGCGCCTCCGATGCGGTGGAGACGATCGCGCCGAGAGTGGTGATCATCAAGCGGAGCGCGAACGATGACGGCGAAATCGCGGCGGCGCTGCATCGCGATGATCCGAAATTGGCGAAGAAGCAGGTGGCGAAGAAGCATATCTCGCATCATCGGACGTTTGAATGGCTGAAACAGCTCACCGTGGAAGGCGCCGCTGATCAAATTCAATcgtag